Below is a window of Mycolicibacterium chitae DNA.
CCACGTCCATGCCGGCGGTACCGCCGTCTACGAGACGCGCGCCTTCGGGAGCACCCCGCTCCCATAAGTGACGCACCAGAACGGGACCCACCCCGTCGTCACCTCGCAGCAGGTTCCCGCATCCGACGACGAGCACCGCGCACCCGGGGGCTTCGATGTCGACATGGCTCTGGCTTGACGGTGAATTCAAGGGCAGATCACACCATTCCGTTGATAACGAACTTGGACAGCTCCTTACCGGTCTTCCCATCGTAGGCGTGTACGGTGCACACCAGGCAGGAATCGAAACTTCTTGCCACATGGCCGAGTTCGACAGGGTCTTCGGGATCGACGATGGGCGATCCGACCAGCGCTCGCTCGATTGGCCCGAGGACCTGATCACCGTCACGCGGACCGATGTTCCACGCCGTGGGCGTGATCACCTGGTAGTTCTTGATCTTGCTGTCCTCGATGACAATCCAGTCGCAGAGAGCACCGCGTGCGGCCTCGGTGGCGCCGAACCCCATACCCTCGGCATGCTCGACCGGCTTGGTGTAGAAGCTCTCCCGCAGATCCAGCTGATCGAGCCACTCGCGGGTCCACTTGTAGTACTTGGGGGCCTCGTGCATACGTGCCAACTGACGCACCATCACGCTGGGGCCGATCTTGTTGTACATATCGACGAACAGCGGATCGTAGTCCTGATGCGCCGCGGCGTTGGGTGCGCCCGCGGCCATCCGCCGCGCCAGCGGCCCGGCCTCCAGCGGGATGTTCCCGTGCTCGCCCACCGCATAGCGGGGTGACTTCGCCCAGCTGTACTTGCCGTCCTTGCGGCCCTGTTCCGGATCGATCGGGATGGTCTCCCCCTCGAACGGATGCAGTGGCCGGTCACCGGCATAGAACGAGTGCGTGACGTCCTCGGTGACCTTGGCCTGATCGAATTCGTGCCAGTCACCGTTGACGTACACGCCGGAGCGGCCGATCAACGCATCGTTGCGGCCCTCGATGGTCGGGTTCTCGTAGCGGGATGGTTCGAAGTACGTGCCGGTGGCGATGTAGTTGCCAACGCCGGCGCCGTACTTGTCCAGACCCACGTCCAGGCAGTAGCGGATGAAGAACCCGCAGTCACTGTTGTACTGCGCCTCGTTCTCGTCGACCCAGGCCAGCACGTCTTCCCAGGTCTTGTTCTCCAGCCACCGGTCGATGGTGCAGCCCAGCCATTGCCCCTCGAGCCAGTTGTTGTTCCAGTGTTCGAGGATCGCGATGGACCGGGTGACATCCGACAGGGTCGGGGCACACATCACACCCCCGGGCACCATGAAGCTCGAATGCGGCCACTGGCCACCGTAGATCGCGTACACCTCGACGGGTTTGGCCGACAGCACCACGCCCTTCTGGTAGCTGGTGCCGACATAGGGGGCGAACCTGCGGACGGCCTCGGCGTACAGGCTGGACTTCGCATAGTTCTTGTTGGTGAGGTCGATCGCGAACAGCGCGTAGAAGTACCGCGGAATCGACTGCAACGTCTCACAGGCCTGGCAGATGTTGCGGACCAGCGTGGCGTTGGGCGGCATATGCGTCCGCCACGCGGTGTCCAGCGCGTAGGCGGATTTGTACAGGTGGCTGCCACCGCAGATGCCGCAGATGCGCGGACACACGATCAGGCCGGCCTGGGGATCCTTACCCTGCAGGATGATCTCGAAGCCACGGAACATCGCGGCTTCGGTCCACGCGGAGGTAACCACCCCGGAATCGACGGTGACGCGCACGTCGAGATCGCCCTCCACACGTCCCAGCGGGCTGACCCAAAGATCGAGTTCGGTCATTTGTTCACAGGTCCTTTCGATTGACCACGTTGGCTATGTCGGGTGTGGGCGACGTCGGGAGTGCGCGGCGCGCCGCTACACCACGAACATGTCTTCCTTGGACCACTGCGGCGCAGCGATCCGCGCGGCCGCCGCATGCGCCATGTAGGTGAGGTGGTCGGAACCTTCGGGCACTTCCTTGGGGATCATCCCGCTGACCTTCTGCGTCTTGAACACCGTGCCGGGCGCCAGGTCGAAGTGCGGGAACTCCGGTTCGGTACAGCCCAGGCACGGCATGCCCGCCCTGGTCTTGGAGGACTGCCGATTCCACAGAATGCGGTTGCACGGTGAATGGGTCATCGGCCCGCGGCAGCCGAATTCGTAGAAGAGGCAACCGGTTCGGGTGCCCTCGCCGAACGACAAGGTGGACTGCTTGTACTCGAAGAACTGCACGCGCGTGCATCCGGTCTGTGTGAATGTCTTGAAAAATGTTTCCGGACGGTGCAATTCATCCAGCGCGATGTCACTGGCGCGGCCGGTGGCCAACGCCACGATGATCTGGGTGATCCAGTCCGGGTGCGCGGGACAGCCCGGAATGTTGATGACCGGCAGCCCCATCTTCGAGCGGAAGTCAGGGCCCAGGAAGCCGCCCTTGTTCCGCTTGTGGAACTGCAGTCCGGTGGACGCCGAAGGGTTGGGTTCCATCGCCGGGATACCGCCGAA
It encodes the following:
- a CDS encoding nickel-dependent hydrogenase large subunit, which encodes MTELDLWVSPLGRVEGDLDVRVTVDSGVVTSAWTEAAMFRGFEIILQGKDPQAGLIVCPRICGICGGSHLYKSAYALDTAWRTHMPPNATLVRNICQACETLQSIPRYFYALFAIDLTNKNYAKSSLYAEAVRRFAPYVGTSYQKGVVLSAKPVEVYAIYGGQWPHSSFMVPGGVMCAPTLSDVTRSIAILEHWNNNWLEGQWLGCTIDRWLENKTWEDVLAWVDENEAQYNSDCGFFIRYCLDVGLDKYGAGVGNYIATGTYFEPSRYENPTIEGRNDALIGRSGVYVNGDWHEFDQAKVTEDVTHSFYAGDRPLHPFEGETIPIDPEQGRKDGKYSWAKSPRYAVGEHGNIPLEAGPLARRMAAGAPNAAAHQDYDPLFVDMYNKIGPSVMVRQLARMHEAPKYYKWTREWLDQLDLRESFYTKPVEHAEGMGFGATEAARGALCDWIVIEDSKIKNYQVITPTAWNIGPRDGDQVLGPIERALVGSPIVDPEDPVELGHVARSFDSCLVCTVHAYDGKTGKELSKFVINGMV
- a CDS encoding hydrogenase, with translation MASVLWFQGGACSGNTMSFLNAEEPNVVDLIVDFGLELLWHPSLGLELGQNAQKVFWDCARGERPLDIFVFEGTVIEAPDGTGRMDMFADRAMKDWVTDLAGAAQVVVALGDCACFGGIPAMEPNPSASTGLQFHKRNKGGFLGPDFRSKMGLPVINIPGCPAHPDWITQIIVALATGRASDIALDELHRPETFFKTFTQTGCTRVQFFEYKQSTLSFGEGTRTGCLFYEFGCRGPMTHSPCNRILWNRQSSKTRAGMPCLGCTEPEFPHFDLAPGTVFKTQKVSGMIPKEVPEGSDHLTYMAHAAAARIAAPQWSKEDMFVV